The window TAGTGTATTATCAAGTAGCATAGGTTACAGATCAATCAACTGACACAGGTAACAGTTTTGATTAGTTTTGAATCGTGATAGACCTCCAAAAGGTTTCTTTTTTGCTCCGCAATTTGCGGAGCTCTACGATTTTCTCGAATCCTTTAATCCTTTCTTATAGATTATAACTTTCACCGATTTTGAGTATCTTTACTTTACTCTTTGAACCCTTCAACTTTTTAGCAAAGACTTGAGGATCTTGCTTTATAACATCGAAAGTATCAAAATGCATTGGAATGACCACTTTGGGTTTTAAAAATTGGACTGCCTTTACCGCATCTTCAATTCCC is drawn from Candidatus Zixiibacteriota bacterium and contains these coding sequences:
- a CDS encoding metal-dependent hydrolase, which gives rise to AVVDEQITYTGNPCGFVVSFAGKNIYHSGDTGLFSDMKLIGQMNKLDVALIPIGDNFTMGIEDAVKAVQFLKPKVVIPMHFDTFDVIKQDPQVFAKKLKGSKSKVKILKIGESYNL